A portion of the Edaphobacter lichenicola genome contains these proteins:
- a CDS encoding SDR family oxidoreductase yields MNQDFVLVTGGTGFVAIHCIDQLLRAGYNVRTTVRSLTREAEVRDMLKNAGTLRQEALTFAEANLTHDRGWPEAVIGCRFVLHVASPFPASAPKHEDDLITPAREGALRVLRAARDAGVERVVLTSSFAAIGYGHKPQTAPFDETTWTNVDAPGVSAYAKSKTLAELAAWDFIKHEGGNLELSVVNPVGVFGPTFGSDYSTSILIIHRLLDGAVPVCPRIGFGAVDVRDVADLHLRAMTNPAARGERFLAVAGKSISLLDVAGVLKTHMGALAHRVPTRELPDWVVRVFALFIPDMKAIAPELGNRKNVSNEKAKRVLDWVPRSNEEAITASGESLARLGLLKN; encoded by the coding sequence ATGAATCAAGACTTCGTCCTCGTCACCGGCGGCACCGGTTTCGTCGCCATTCACTGCATTGACCAACTCCTTCGCGCTGGATACAACGTCCGCACTACGGTTCGCTCGCTTACCCGCGAGGCCGAAGTCCGCGACATGCTGAAGAACGCGGGCACTCTTCGGCAAGAAGCCCTCACCTTCGCCGAAGCCAACCTCACTCACGACAGAGGGTGGCCCGAAGCTGTCATCGGCTGCCGCTTCGTCCTCCACGTCGCCTCGCCCTTCCCCGCGTCGGCTCCCAAACACGAAGACGACCTCATCACCCCCGCGCGCGAAGGAGCCCTTCGCGTCCTGCGCGCCGCCCGCGACGCCGGAGTCGAACGTGTCGTCCTGACATCCTCATTCGCCGCCATTGGATACGGCCATAAGCCGCAGACCGCTCCATTCGACGAAACTACTTGGACGAATGTCGATGCCCCCGGTGTCAGCGCCTACGCCAAGTCCAAGACCCTTGCAGAGCTTGCCGCATGGGACTTTATCAAGCATGAAGGCGGCAACCTGGAACTTTCTGTGGTCAACCCGGTCGGCGTCTTCGGACCCACGTTCGGCTCTGACTATTCAACCTCCATCCTCATCATCCACCGCCTCCTCGACGGAGCCGTACCAGTCTGCCCGCGTATCGGTTTCGGTGCTGTTGATGTCCGCGATGTAGCCGACCTGCATCTCCGCGCTATGACCAACCCGGCCGCAAGAGGCGAACGCTTTCTGGCTGTTGCCGGGAAGTCCATCTCCCTGCTCGACGTCGCAGGGGTTCTGAAGACCCACATGGGCGCACTCGCCCATCGCGTTCCCACACGCGAGCTTCCCGACTGGGTCGTACGCGTTTTCGCCCTATTCATCCCGGACATGAAGGCGATCGCCCCCGAGTTGGGGAACAGGAAAAACGTTTCCAACGAGAAAGCGAAACGCGTTCTGGATTGGGTTCCCCGTTCTAACGAGGAAGCCATT
- a CDS encoding TetR/AcrR family transcriptional regulator — translation MAPKPKPSKRDAILEAMLDLVVKRGFHDAPMSLLSKQSGASAGVIYHYFSSKDEIIQALYEHIRTLKIEAFLGDFSPDQDPRETFLRGCLNVYNFYRKHKREMRFYDQYKHAGFACAPDVKQEDERTKAYARRFSSKSKGGVLNEWPAEVLQEITLNLVIRLASQPRKLPKPLLLEIAEGIWQMVKAKE, via the coding sequence ATGGCACCGAAGCCCAAACCGTCTAAACGTGACGCTATCCTGGAGGCGATGCTCGATCTTGTCGTCAAGCGCGGCTTTCACGATGCGCCTATGTCGCTCCTCTCAAAGCAGTCCGGGGCAAGCGCTGGCGTCATCTACCACTACTTCAGCAGTAAAGACGAGATCATTCAAGCGCTCTACGAACATATTCGCACCCTTAAGATTGAGGCGTTCCTCGGCGATTTTTCCCCCGACCAAGACCCCCGCGAGACCTTTCTACGAGGTTGCCTTAACGTTTACAACTTCTACCGCAAACACAAGCGCGAAATGCGCTTTTACGACCAGTATAAGCACGCAGGCTTCGCTTGTGCTCCTGATGTCAAGCAAGAGGACGAGCGCACCAAAGCCTATGCCCGCCGCTTCTCCAGCAAGTCCAAAGGCGGCGTCCTCAACGAGTGGCCCGCAGAAGTTCTGCAGGAGATAACCCTCAACCTGGTCATCCGCCTCGCCAGCCAGCCTCGCAAACTCCCTAAGCCCCTCTTGTTGGAGATCGCCGAAGGCATATGGCAGATGGTGAAAGCGAAAGAATAG
- a CDS encoding LysR family transcriptional regulator: protein MEIRHLQHFIALAEEGKFTTAAKRMNIVQSGLSMSIKELEQELGSQLVTRTTRKVSLTATGELFLEHARSCIALLDDGVQAVRSQDGVVRGRLHLGILQSLTPYVQLAALLQRFHSSYPEIEFAVRALSTEAVPALVRSGSVDLSFQAIIGKERWPGVQVIPYAQDSLVAICSSKHALARRSSVRLEMLSHESFVDLTPERALRKLVDQVFTQHHLPRSSVYQVSDIETQLYFVAHGLGVAIVPSALARSSAASHHLHMLRILSPPPKLPKWRIAILTRPRRNDLPRKTTVELFLDTLAELSRMPKPISET from the coding sequence ATGGAGATACGACACCTGCAGCATTTCATCGCTTTGGCGGAAGAGGGTAAGTTTACGACTGCCGCGAAACGTATGAACATCGTTCAATCGGGACTGTCCATGTCCATCAAAGAGCTCGAACAGGAGCTCGGAAGCCAACTGGTTACGCGCACGACTCGCAAAGTCTCACTGACAGCGACTGGAGAACTTTTCCTTGAACATGCACGTAGTTGTATTGCGTTGCTAGACGATGGCGTTCAGGCGGTCCGGTCTCAGGATGGTGTCGTCAGGGGCCGTCTGCATCTCGGCATTTTGCAAAGCCTGACACCGTACGTACAGCTCGCCGCCTTGCTACAACGATTCCACTCGTCGTACCCAGAGATCGAGTTCGCAGTTCGTGCTCTTTCGACAGAGGCAGTTCCTGCCTTGGTACGTTCAGGGAGCGTCGATTTGAGCTTCCAGGCAATCATCGGCAAAGAGCGATGGCCCGGAGTCCAGGTCATCCCCTATGCACAAGACTCGCTCGTTGCGATCTGTTCTAGCAAACATGCGCTAGCAAGGAGAAGCAGTGTACGGCTCGAAATGCTCAGCCACGAGAGCTTTGTGGACCTCACGCCCGAGAGAGCTCTGCGGAAGCTGGTAGATCAGGTTTTCACCCAGCACCATTTACCGAGGTCGAGCGTGTATCAGGTAAGCGATATTGAGACGCAACTCTATTTTGTTGCGCATGGTCTTGGCGTCGCCATAGTGCCTTCTGCACTTGCTCGCTCATCTGCCGCATCACATCACCTTCATATGCTGCGGATCTTGAGTCCGCCTCCAAAGCTTCCTAAATGGCGAATCGCGATTTTGACACGGCCAAGGCGGAACGACCTTCCTCGGAAGACAACGGTTGAACTTTTTCTGGATACCCTTGCTGAACTTTCACGGATGCCGAAGCCTATTAGCGAAACATAG
- a CDS encoding NADPH-dependent FMN reductase, whose protein sequence is MKRTGEIVRVVGISGSLRKASFSTSLLKVLAERAAPAIDIKVVTLEDIPLYNEDLDQNPAIPSVAKFKKIIAESDGVLIITPEYNHGVPGVLKNALDWASRPVFESCFKNKPVSIISSSKAFTGGVRAQYQLRETLISMLAHLVMGPEVVVGGVHTKLAEDLYLDENGLTLMLRSLDRLREEILGRRMVYA, encoded by the coding sequence ATGAAACGCACTGGAGAAATAGTTCGAGTAGTTGGCATCTCGGGAAGCCTCCGCAAAGCATCTTTCAGCACATCGCTGCTGAAGGTGCTGGCGGAAAGGGCTGCCCCTGCGATCGACATAAAGGTGGTGACTCTGGAGGACATTCCCCTTTACAACGAGGATCTTGATCAGAACCCCGCGATTCCCTCGGTTGCAAAGTTCAAGAAAATCATCGCGGAGAGCGATGGGGTCCTGATCATAACGCCTGAATATAACCACGGCGTGCCCGGCGTGCTGAAGAATGCACTCGATTGGGCCTCGCGTCCGGTCTTCGAGTCATGTTTCAAGAACAAGCCTGTTTCTATCATCAGTTCGTCCAAGGCCTTCACCGGCGGCGTCCGGGCTCAGTACCAGCTACGAGAAACGCTGATCTCCATGCTCGCGCATCTCGTAATGGGACCAGAAGTTGTCGTCGGTGGCGTTCACACGAAGCTTGCGGAGGATCTGTATTTGGACGAGAACGGTCTGACTTTGATGCTGCGCTCGCTCGACAGGCTTCGTGAGGAGATTCTGGGTCGTCGCATGGTTTACGCGTAG
- a CDS encoding SphA family protein — protein MLKPLQPVLFMILIASTSLVAQTHVAEPAVNLGDTSFLDGLGGPGGVVEEIGDGAHEGTVVDGSGSPISGTGAVNSISGLTHIAWLSHKTILGGWYGTEVVAAAAHVNAGSTGQSGGWGALTVSPLILQWGERKIGNVPIDQRVVFDFDLPVGAYTRSSVVNISANAFTVHPYYAITAFPIRRVETSWRVHYLWNSTNDSPPYATGAQSTQAGPAIHFNATAAYNFGKHLWIGPNAYYLRQITDGRIDSVSLRNSPEQVGAIGPGMVWNSGKWFFYANGYHEFGVKNRPEGNKLVLRVEKTF, from the coding sequence ATGCTCAAGCCGCTCCAACCCGTTCTTTTCATGATCCTCATTGCTTCGACCTCGCTCGTCGCACAGACCCACGTTGCTGAGCCGGCTGTAAATCTGGGTGATACCAGTTTCCTCGACGGGCTCGGAGGACCTGGCGGGGTCGTTGAAGAGATTGGAGACGGGGCACATGAAGGAACAGTCGTAGACGGGTCCGGAAGCCCGATTTCAGGAACTGGCGCGGTTAATAGCATCAGCGGACTGACCCACATTGCGTGGCTTAGTCATAAGACGATACTCGGCGGTTGGTATGGGACCGAAGTAGTGGCGGCTGCCGCGCACGTCAACGCCGGCAGCACGGGACAATCCGGTGGTTGGGGCGCGCTTACGGTGTCCCCATTGATTCTTCAATGGGGCGAACGAAAGATCGGCAATGTCCCTATCGACCAGCGGGTCGTCTTCGATTTTGATCTACCTGTGGGCGCTTACACACGATCTTCCGTTGTAAATATCAGCGCGAATGCCTTCACTGTTCATCCGTATTACGCTATTACCGCATTCCCAATCAGACGTGTCGAGACCAGCTGGCGCGTTCACTATCTCTGGAATTCGACGAACGATAGTCCGCCATACGCAACGGGCGCTCAATCGACACAGGCAGGACCGGCGATCCATTTCAATGCCACCGCTGCCTACAACTTTGGGAAACACCTTTGGATCGGCCCCAACGCCTACTATCTCCGGCAGATCACAGACGGCCGTATCGATAGCGTCTCGCTTCGAAACTCTCCGGAGCAAGTAGGAGCGATAGGTCCAGGCATGGTCTGGAACTCAGGGAAATGGTTCTTCTATGCAAATGGCTATCACGAGTTTGGCGTAAAGAATCGACCCGAGGGAAACAAGCTCGTACTGAGAGTAGAAAAGACCTTCTGA
- a CDS encoding XapX domain-containing protein — protein MRIIIAFIVAFGIGAGSRWTGVPSLAPQAIIGALLIVAMSTGYVSADRILKRTSSPSIAVTVLTHATDELSAYGREVISYESPALLEPEADTAFWRQKSEDLELIIADLLLTNQQLRDSESAHTSRAGDDSATSHLDLQNKFCNWQ, from the coding sequence ATGAGAATCATAATCGCGTTCATTGTCGCATTTGGTATTGGGGCAGGTTCGAGATGGACCGGAGTTCCATCTTTGGCTCCTCAAGCAATCATCGGTGCTCTCCTCATCGTAGCGATGAGTACGGGGTATGTTTCAGCCGATCGGATTCTGAAGCGGACTTCGTCACCCTCAATAGCGGTCACTGTTTTGACGCACGCCACGGATGAATTGTCGGCATACGGCCGTGAAGTCATCTCTTACGAGTCCCCGGCTCTTCTAGAGCCTGAAGCGGATACCGCATTCTGGCGGCAGAAATCCGAAGATCTGGAACTCATCATTGCCGATCTACTACTCACAAATCAGCAGCTGCGAGACTCTGAAAGCGCTCACACCTCTAGGGCGGGCGACGACTCAGCGACTTCGCATCTTGATCTCCAGAATAAGTTCTGTAACTGGCAGTGA
- a CDS encoding response regulator transcription factor, with the protein MHLSLLLVDDDKELSGMMKEFFAGAGHRLDCEYDGRRGLARAASGTYDLVILDVMLPVMDGFGVLQQLRRRKDVPVILLTARVQHHDRILGLNAGADDYLPKPFDPDELLARIRAVLRRTNAAKGSRDVTIGDIRINAARREVWIAGSPADLTEMEFNLLEILMRSAGRVVSRDELTLALFERKASPYDRILDVHVSHLRKKLEGGRSMIRTIRGVGYVFARAA; encoded by the coding sequence GTGCACCTGTCCCTCTTGCTCGTGGATGACGATAAAGAGTTAAGCGGGATGATGAAGGAGTTTTTCGCTGGAGCTGGACATCGCCTGGACTGCGAATACGATGGCAGACGAGGTCTTGCTCGAGCGGCCAGCGGAACATATGATCTGGTGATTCTCGATGTCATGCTCCCTGTCATGGATGGCTTTGGTGTGCTCCAACAGTTGCGGCGCAGAAAAGACGTGCCTGTAATCCTCTTGACGGCGCGTGTCCAGCATCACGACAGGATTCTCGGCCTCAATGCGGGTGCGGACGACTATCTTCCGAAGCCCTTCGATCCGGATGAACTCCTGGCGCGAATCCGCGCCGTATTGCGTCGCACGAATGCTGCGAAAGGCAGCAGAGACGTAACTATCGGGGACATCCGAATCAATGCAGCCAGGCGCGAAGTGTGGATCGCCGGGTCGCCAGCAGATCTGACTGAAATGGAGTTCAACCTGTTGGAGATTCTGATGCGCTCTGCGGGACGCGTTGTCTCGCGAGATGAACTAACTCTGGCTCTGTTCGAACGCAAAGCATCGCCGTATGATCGCATTCTCGACGTCCACGTAAGCCATCTGCGCAAGAAGCTGGAGGGTGGTCGAAGTATGATTCGTACCATTCGGGGAGTCGGCTATGTCTTTGCTAGAGCGGCTTAG
- a CDS encoding ATP-binding protein, with product MAERLQRMIVNERRLLADVSHELRSPLARLKFAVKLARTSKDTDAALDRIDRDVDRIALLVAGIVEITLVEGDPEGHGVEIVRTEEVLNDVIRDCALEADVRGCRIALTSSAAGEILGNRELLRRAVENVVRNAIRYSPEQSTIDVLLVQDLDAADVEIRDYGPGVPEDALTRIFDPFFRVEDARDALGGGAGLGLSIAKRAVQVHHGLITAENALPGLRVRIKIPSFKATTPDRG from the coding sequence ATGGCCGAACGCCTGCAGCGAATGATCGTAAATGAGCGAAGGCTTTTAGCGGACGTATCGCATGAACTCAGATCTCCCTTAGCGAGGTTAAAGTTTGCTGTTAAGCTGGCCAGAACATCCAAAGACACCGACGCAGCGTTGGATCGCATAGATCGCGATGTGGACCGAATCGCCTTACTTGTGGCCGGCATCGTGGAGATCACTCTCGTCGAAGGTGATCCCGAGGGCCATGGGGTAGAGATTGTGAGGACTGAAGAGGTTCTCAACGATGTGATTCGCGATTGCGCTTTGGAAGCGGACGTTCGCGGTTGTCGTATTGCATTGACTAGTTCGGCCGCCGGCGAAATTCTCGGCAATCGAGAGTTGCTGCGGCGCGCGGTCGAGAATGTCGTGCGCAACGCGATTCGCTATTCGCCAGAACAGTCAACGATTGACGTACTCCTCGTTCAAGATTTGGACGCTGCGGACGTCGAAATTCGTGACTACGGACCGGGCGTTCCTGAAGACGCACTTACTCGTATATTCGATCCATTCTTCCGGGTTGAAGATGCGCGTGACGCTTTGGGTGGAGGTGCAGGGCTCGGCTTATCGATCGCAAAACGAGCAGTGCAGGTGCATCACGGCCTGATCACTGCAGAAAATGCCTTGCCGGGTCTGCGCGTTCGAATTAAAATCCCGTCCTTCAAAGCGACCACGCCGGATCGAGGATGA
- a CDS encoding SDR family NAD(P)-dependent oxidoreductase: protein MQSDEKQESAKAIVSRRFFLACGSAALSAVSLTGKMEGQMTQAKADPWGHILDGKVAVVTGAARGIGRAVAVALAHSGANVVGIDICAVVDPRSGVEPASRSDLDHTGEMVKSEGVQWRSFVLDQRDLPALRAAAEKINAEFGRTDILFANAGIQAFRPLLQMQDADWHIQIDVNLTGTANAVRAFAPYMVEQKHGRIIMTTSTQGRHGTLNGSAYSASKWGIIGLMKSAAMELGPHGITVNCLVPGLIDTPLTRHEERYEQALQVAGRTPTGDKAVDEEAARKVLQGKSILGVPWIDPAEMAPVVVFLASDAARMVSGATYDVTGGDSANNV, encoded by the coding sequence ATGCAATCAGATGAAAAGCAAGAGTCGGCAAAGGCGATCGTATCGCGCAGATTTTTTCTGGCGTGCGGATCGGCGGCCCTGAGCGCGGTTTCACTAACGGGAAAGATGGAGGGGCAGATGACTCAGGCGAAGGCAGATCCTTGGGGACATATTCTTGACGGCAAAGTAGCTGTAGTGACTGGAGCGGCACGAGGGATTGGACGCGCCGTAGCGGTCGCCCTGGCGCATAGCGGAGCCAACGTGGTTGGAATTGACATCTGTGCTGTTGTCGATCCACGTTCGGGAGTGGAACCTGCCAGCCGCTCCGACCTCGATCATACGGGCGAGATGGTAAAGAGCGAAGGTGTCCAGTGGAGGAGCTTTGTGCTGGACCAGCGCGACCTTCCGGCACTGCGCGCGGCCGCCGAGAAGATCAACGCTGAGTTCGGCCGTACTGACATACTGTTTGCCAATGCTGGCATCCAGGCGTTCCGTCCGTTACTTCAGATGCAAGATGCCGATTGGCACATCCAGATCGACGTCAATCTAACCGGCACCGCCAACGCTGTCCGAGCCTTTGCGCCGTATATGGTGGAGCAGAAACATGGCCGCATCATTATGACGACATCCACTCAGGGGCGACACGGCACGTTGAACGGCTCCGCTTATTCCGCATCGAAGTGGGGCATCATCGGTTTGATGAAGTCTGCGGCGATGGAACTGGGTCCACATGGAATCACGGTGAACTGCCTTGTCCCAGGACTCATCGATACACCGCTCACCCGACATGAGGAGCGATATGAGCAGGCTCTACAGGTGGCGGGACGCACGCCAACGGGCGACAAAGCTGTGGACGAAGAAGCGGCTCGTAAGGTACTGCAGGGCAAATCAATTCTCGGTGTGCCGTGGATCGATCCTGCAGAGATGGCCCCGGTCGTCGTGTTCCTTGCGTCTGACGCGGCGCGAATGGTTTCAGGCGCAACCTACGATGTAACGGGCGGTGACAGTGCCAACAATGTGTAG
- a CDS encoding AraC family transcriptional regulator, with product MTQSSQERMILVGANEPLPADHFWFDGDGFSVYAAKQPRSTWQEHVHDCLQVTVGLEPAHMHAEWRATGTLRQSKEFIGNAVSVIPAGIPHKTLWQRRAALIHIYIREEFLLRLASDVLQQDSLELQPTYLVRDLLIEELARSLYLESVDGHLNVEVASAAVTTLCVRILRAYSVRRNGEVYATGGLGPARERRVREYIEADLERDLSIQSLANVVGLSPQHFAVLFRESTGFTPHQYVNHRRVACAQELLKKADLPLIEISMQCGFSSQSQFITTFRKLVGMTPGRFRSSLTASQS from the coding sequence GTGACACAGTCATCGCAGGAACGAATGATTTTGGTAGGAGCGAATGAGCCTCTCCCCGCAGACCACTTTTGGTTTGATGGAGATGGCTTCAGCGTTTACGCGGCCAAACAGCCACGCAGTACGTGGCAGGAGCATGTCCACGACTGCTTACAAGTAACCGTGGGCCTTGAGCCCGCACATATGCACGCGGAGTGGCGTGCAACAGGAACGCTCCGTCAAAGCAAGGAATTTATCGGGAACGCAGTCAGCGTGATTCCTGCGGGTATTCCGCACAAGACACTCTGGCAGCGGCGGGCAGCGTTGATTCACATCTATATCCGTGAGGAGTTTCTGCTACGTCTTGCGTCAGATGTCTTGCAGCAGGACTCTTTGGAGCTTCAGCCCACCTATCTGGTTCGAGATCTGTTGATTGAGGAACTCGCTCGTTCGCTTTATCTCGAGTCAGTGGATGGTCATCTAAATGTGGAGGTGGCGAGCGCAGCAGTCACGACGCTCTGCGTGCGGATACTCCGCGCCTACAGCGTACGAAGAAACGGGGAGGTTTATGCGACAGGAGGCTTAGGACCCGCCCGCGAACGTCGCGTGCGGGAGTATATAGAAGCTGACCTGGAACGCGACCTCTCCATTCAATCTCTTGCGAACGTAGTTGGATTGAGCCCGCAACACTTCGCAGTTCTTTTTCGCGAATCCACCGGATTCACACCGCATCAATACGTCAACCATCGCCGTGTCGCTTGCGCTCAGGAACTTCTGAAGAAAGCTGATCTGCCGCTCATTGAGATATCGATGCAATGTGGCTTCTCAAGTCAGAGCCAGTTCATCACGACTTTTCGCAAGCTGGTAGGAATGACGCCGGGGCGCTTCCGGTCATCACTCACCGCTTCTCAGTCATAG
- a CDS encoding cupin domain-containing protein: MNIAISEKVIPTIALTQDAEIFEYSKAADPISSGATPRIPVKTFSPELYASGATRVIPLDLSKELKTNYPATGPGVLASFVRIRADESITTSADATSEFFYVITGKGHTETEQGVIEWNEGDIFVLPGMAAAVHHAAAETAFYMVNDSPLLAYLGVEKSKNRFQPTLYTHAMIMTELERAKNDPNAGKRSRVSVLLANKNFDQTLTITHTLWSMFGIVPPGTRQLPHRHQSVALDFAVEAKPGVYTLIGPELNPDGSIKDAIRVDWVKGAAFITPAGYWHEHVNESGADAYVMPIQDAGLHSYLRTLDIQFYLED; this comes from the coding sequence ATGAACATCGCAATTTCTGAAAAGGTGATCCCGACCATTGCTCTCACGCAGGATGCCGAGATCTTTGAGTACAGTAAAGCAGCGGACCCAATCTCTTCAGGAGCGACGCCGCGCATCCCAGTCAAGACTTTTTCGCCTGAACTATATGCTTCCGGAGCGACACGGGTAATTCCACTCGATCTGAGCAAAGAGTTGAAGACCAACTATCCCGCGACAGGCCCAGGCGTGCTGGCAAGCTTCGTTCGCATCAGGGCTGACGAGTCAATCACTACTTCAGCGGATGCCACCAGCGAGTTCTTCTACGTCATCACGGGCAAGGGTCACACCGAGACCGAGCAGGGCGTTATCGAGTGGAACGAAGGCGACATCTTTGTACTGCCCGGTATGGCTGCTGCGGTGCACCATGCCGCCGCGGAGACTGCCTTCTACATGGTTAACGACTCTCCTCTGCTCGCATATCTTGGTGTAGAAAAGTCAAAGAACCGCTTCCAGCCGACGCTGTACACCCATGCCATGATCATGACCGAGTTGGAGAGGGCCAAGAACGATCCAAATGCAGGCAAGCGTAGCCGTGTCAGCGTGCTGCTGGCAAACAAGAACTTCGACCAGACGCTCACCATCACACACACGCTCTGGTCCATGTTCGGCATTGTGCCTCCAGGGACGCGGCAGCTCCCGCACCGTCATCAGTCCGTTGCGCTCGATTTCGCGGTAGAAGCCAAGCCCGGCGTATACACTCTGATCGGGCCGGAACTGAATCCGGACGGCTCTATCAAAGACGCTATCCGCGTGGACTGGGTGAAGGGTGCTGCGTTCATAACGCCAGCCGGCTATTGGCATGAGCACGTCAACGAGTCCGGTGCCGACGCCTATGTGATGCCAATCCAGGATGCCGGCTTGCATTCCTATCTGCGCACCCTCGACATCCAGTTCTATCTTGAAGACTAA
- a CDS encoding cupin domain-containing protein: MISKYRSIGITAIAIASLTAVLAQTGANSVASGQREILLQTTESWNGKPYTHYPTGQPQLTTIKLTIAPHTALPWHTHPFPNVVYVLSGTLTLHDRASGKTQVVHQGQAVGESVDDVHRGESGDEPTVLLITYAGTTGVPTSVPAKGEKAEY; this comes from the coding sequence ATGATTTCTAAATACCGCAGCATTGGAATAACTGCCATCGCCATAGCATCGCTGACGGCAGTCCTAGCTCAAACCGGCGCGAATAGTGTTGCAAGCGGTCAACGCGAGATCCTGCTGCAAACGACCGAATCGTGGAACGGTAAGCCATACACACACTACCCGACGGGTCAGCCACAACTCACGACGATCAAGCTGACCATCGCACCACACACTGCCCTGCCATGGCACACGCATCCATTCCCAAATGTCGTCTATGTGCTTTCAGGCACGCTCACGTTACACGACAGGGCCAGCGGCAAGACTCAAGTGGTTCATCAGGGCCAAGCGGTAGGTGAGTCCGTGGACGATGTGCATCGGGGCGAGTCGGGTGACGAACCTACCGTGCTGCTCATCACCTATGCGGGTACCACTGGCGTTCCGACCTCCGTCCCTGCAAAGGGCGAAAAGGCAGAGTACTAA
- a CDS encoding PQQ-dependent sugar dehydrogenase, translating to MRRLRFAKFHALVSLAFVALLPSALQAQQTITGQAAFADYTQQKPGVRRKITVADLPEPKPSESVDNGPSLVQRPEGAWPIAPTGFTVQLYAGGDAATPMQRSENKKETHAPTSGTFVMPRIIHAAPNGDLFVADSQAGSIFVLRGVTNSGKAATISTYATGLDHPFGIAFYPAGANPKWVYIGNATTVVRFAYNTGDLKAARAPETIVPDLPGYAQLRGGGHWTRDVVFSADGKHMLVSVGSGSNADDPDTHPGEFHRADVLEYTPEGKFVEVYAYGIRNCVGEAINSVTGQLWCSTNERDALGNNLVPDYVTSVKEGGFYGWPWFYMGGHQDPRLMGTHPELKSKVITPDVLVQPHMASLGMTFYPTSKSMFPSEYDGDGFASEHGSWNRAKRGGYEVIRIPMKDGRATGEYEDFLTGFVTADGQVWGRPVGVAVGHDGALYVTDDGSRSVWRVSYTDK from the coding sequence CACGCAGCAGAAGCCGGGCGTGCGGCGAAAGATCACCGTGGCAGACCTGCCAGAACCGAAGCCGTCGGAGTCTGTGGACAACGGTCCGTCGCTCGTCCAAAGGCCTGAGGGGGCTTGGCCCATTGCCCCAACTGGCTTTACGGTCCAGCTCTATGCGGGTGGTGACGCAGCCACTCCGATGCAGCGATCCGAAAATAAGAAAGAGACGCACGCGCCTACCTCCGGAACGTTTGTGATGCCCCGCATCATCCATGCTGCACCGAATGGCGATCTCTTCGTAGCAGATTCGCAAGCTGGCTCCATATTTGTGCTGCGTGGTGTTACTAATTCGGGTAAGGCAGCTACGATCAGTACCTACGCGACGGGCCTCGACCATCCCTTTGGCATTGCGTTTTATCCCGCTGGTGCTAACCCTAAATGGGTCTACATCGGAAACGCAACGACCGTCGTTCGATTCGCCTACAACACCGGCGATCTTAAGGCCGCTCGTGCGCCTGAGACGATCGTGCCTGATTTGCCGGGCTACGCTCAACTGCGGGGCGGTGGGCATTGGACGCGCGACGTCGTCTTCTCTGCCGACGGAAAGCATATGCTGGTGTCTGTGGGAAGTGGATCGAATGCAGACGACCCTGACACCCATCCCGGAGAGTTCCATCGGGCGGATGTGCTGGAGTACACCCCTGAGGGCAAATTTGTCGAGGTGTACGCCTACGGTATTCGCAACTGTGTCGGCGAGGCGATCAACTCTGTTACGGGTCAGCTCTGGTGTTCGACAAATGAACGTGATGCCCTGGGGAACAATCTTGTTCCAGACTATGTGACTTCAGTGAAAGAAGGCGGCTTCTATGGTTGGCCCTGGTTCTATATGGGTGGTCATCAGGATCCGAGACTGATGGGCACTCATCCTGAACTCAAATCCAAAGTCATTACGCCAGATGTACTGGTTCAACCCCATATGGCTTCGCTCGGAATGACCTTTTACCCAACCAGCAAATCCATGTTCCCATCCGAGTATGACGGTGACGGATTCGCATCTGAACATGGGTCGTGGAATCGTGCGAAGCGTGGGGGTTACGAGGTGATCCGGATTCCCATGAAGGACGGCAGAGCCACCGGCGAGTATGAGGATTTCCTTACCGGATTTGTCACTGCGGATGGACAGGTGTGGGGCCGACCAGTAGGAGTCGCCGTGGGTCACGACGGCGCTCTCTACGTTACAGACGACGGCTCTCGCAGCGTTTGGCGTGTGTCTTACACCGACAAATAG